The following is a genomic window from Psychrobacter immobilis.
TAGGATTGGTAATGGTGTGCTTAGCAAGCTCAGGCAAAGCGCGAGTCAATACTTCAAAGTCATAACGACCTTGGTGCGGATTGCGCGGATGTAGCTGCCCTAATTTTTTAGCAGTTTCAGGCGATCTGTTTCGGTGATTGTTGGCGGTCGGGCGACGGTTCATAGGCTTACTGGTCATAGTATCGGGCTTTGATGTTTGAATATAATGCACCATTTTAGCAGATTTCACGAGTCACTAGCGTCTTATCGACTACGTAAAATCAGATTTAATCCCAATATTATCATCGCTATACCCAATACGCGGTCGATCCAATGTTCAAAACGCTGAAAGCGACGATGAATGGCAGGAATAGACAGTAACATCACCACGGTACTAAACCATGCCATCTGCAAGACCATCATCCATACGCCATAAATAGCCAATTGCCACAGCGGTATATCGGGTGAGAGTACGAGGGTAAATATCGCGACGAAATAGACGGGCGCTTTGGGATTAAAGACATTACAAAAAAAGCCACGGCGTAGGATGGAAGCTGTAGAGCTTGTATCTATGGATGCTTTTTTAATGGAAATGTCAGTATCTGAATCTATTGCATCTGAATTTATAGCAACTGTTAAATCTGATGTTTTTTTCGGTTTGGCTTGAATACCTTGCCATCCTAGATAAATAAGATAACTGCCGCCCAACCATTTAATAGCGGTGAGTAATGGCTGCGAATGAGCAATCACCGTTGCCAGTCCTAGCACCGAATAAGTGATGTGTATCGCAAGCCCCAAAGTAATACCAAGGCTACAAATCAAACCCGTGCGTCTACCTTTTGCCAAGGTTTGCTGTGAGACTAATACAAAATCAGGACCCGGGGAGGCGGCAGCGAGTAGATGGACGCTAGTGATAAGCAAAAAACCGTGCCAAAATTCCATAAAATGCTCTGAGTCATGTCTTGAGTTGGATAATAGTTGCACATTACCGTAAATGAGGTCAACTGATATTGATATCAGCTATTGATACTCATGCTAAAACGATGCTTGCGTTGCACCGAACGTATGTCTATATTAAAAGGAAGGTTTATTAGCTGTCGTAATATCAATTTAGTGTAATTTGTACTCTATAAATGAATGCTTTAAAAAGGATAAAAACATGACTACGGAAAGTAATAATAGCAATGATACTGGAAATAACACTCGCATTACCTATGAAACTCAAGATTACATCTGCCTGATCGGACTCAATCGTGCCGATAAACGCAATGCCTTTGATAGCCATATGATTAAGC
Proteins encoded in this region:
- a CDS encoding LysE family translocator, which produces MEFWHGFLLITSVHLLAAASPGPDFVLVSQQTLAKGRRTGLICSLGITLGLAIHITYSVLGLATVIAHSQPLLTAIKWLGGSYLIYLGWQGIQAKPKKTSDLTVAINSDAIDSDTDISIKKASIDTSSTASILRRGFFCNVFNPKAPVYFVAIFTLVLSPDIPLWQLAIYGVWMMVLQMAWFSTVVMLLSIPAIHRRFQRFEHWIDRVLGIAMIILGLNLILRSR